A stretch of the Sphingosinithalassobacter tenebrarum genome encodes the following:
- the gorA gene encoding glutathione-disulfide reductase, translating to MSDYDYDLFVIGAGSGGVRAARVSAAHGAKVAIAEEYRVGGTCVIRGCVPKKLLIYGAHFAEDLRDARRFGWNVPDCDFDWTVLRDNVLADVDRLNNAYTNTLESHDVEIILDRATVSGPHEVTLASGRKISAGTILIATGAHPFIPEFPGNELGITSNEVFHLEKLPKRVLIAGAGYIANEFAGIFNELGSKVTLINRSDVILRAYDESIRDRLLQISMTKGIEFRFHAEFESITQNDDGSLRVEMTGHDAIDVDCVLYALGRTPNSAGLGLEEIGVEIDDKGAVKVDETNRSTVESIYAVGDVTNRIQLTPVAIREGQAFADTVFGGKPHTVDYACVPSAVFSHPPMAGVGMTEGEARMKLGSIQVYTSDFRAMKNVLADRNERALYKMICDAETGKVVGLHMIGPDAPEILQAAAVAVKAGLTKQAFDDTVALHPSMAEELVLLK from the coding sequence ATGTCCGACTATGATTACGACCTCTTCGTCATCGGCGCCGGCTCCGGCGGCGTGCGCGCCGCGCGCGTTTCTGCCGCGCATGGCGCGAAGGTGGCGATCGCCGAGGAGTATCGCGTCGGCGGCACCTGCGTCATTCGCGGCTGTGTGCCCAAGAAGCTGCTCATCTACGGCGCGCATTTCGCCGAGGATTTGCGCGACGCGCGCCGCTTCGGCTGGAACGTGCCCGATTGCGATTTCGACTGGACGGTGCTGCGCGACAATGTGCTCGCCGATGTCGACCGGCTGAACAATGCCTATACCAACACGCTCGAAAGCCATGACGTCGAGATCATCCTCGATCGCGCGACGGTTTCGGGACCGCATGAAGTCACGCTGGCGAGCGGCCGGAAAATCAGTGCGGGCACAATCCTGATCGCCACGGGCGCGCATCCCTTCATCCCCGAATTTCCGGGGAACGAACTCGGCATCACCTCGAACGAAGTCTTCCACCTCGAGAAGCTGCCCAAACGTGTTCTGATCGCCGGGGCGGGCTATATCGCCAATGAATTCGCCGGCATCTTCAACGAGCTGGGATCGAAAGTGACGCTGATCAATCGCAGCGACGTGATCCTGCGCGCCTATGACGAATCGATCCGCGACCGGCTGCTCCAGATATCGATGACCAAGGGCATCGAATTCCGCTTCCATGCCGAATTCGAAAGCATCACCCAGAATGACGACGGCAGCCTGCGCGTCGAAATGACCGGGCATGATGCGATCGATGTCGACTGCGTCCTCTATGCGCTTGGCCGCACGCCCAACAGCGCAGGGCTGGGGCTGGAGGAAATCGGCGTCGAGATCGACGACAAGGGCGCGGTCAAGGTCGACGAGACCAACCGCTCGACCGTCGAGAGCATCTATGCCGTCGGCGACGTCACCAATCGCATCCAGCTCACCCCCGTCGCGATTCGCGAGGGACAGGCGTTCGCCGACACGGTGTTCGGCGGCAAGCCGCACACGGTCGATTACGCCTGCGTCCCTTCGGCGGTGTTCAGCCATCCGCCGATGGCGGGCGTCGGCATGACCGAGGGCGAGGCGCGGATGAAGCTCGGATCGATCCAGGTCTATACCTCCGATTTCCGGGCGATGAAGAATGTGCTGGCCGATCGCAACGAACGCGCGCTCTACAAGATGATCTGCGATGCGGAGACCGGAAAGGTCGTCGGCCTCCACATGATCGGTCCCGACGCGCCGGAGATTTTGCAGGCAGCGGCCGTGGCGGTGAAGGCGGGGCTTACCAAACAGGCGTTCGACGACACCGTCGCGCTGCATCCGAGCATGGCCGAGGAACTGGTGCTGCTGAAGTAA
- the rnc gene encoding ribonuclease III, translating into MKPDLGGWIAEVFGSAPDDLAPFERALTHGSQAAANYERLEFLGDRVLGLVIAEWLYERFPGEPEGSLSRRLNALVTGAMCADVARDLGVTAHLRLGKQAREDGAAQSDNVLGDVMEALIGAWYLAQGIEAARDFVRSAWGSRIDEQRKAPKHPKSALQEWAAAHQRRPPEYSIIDRSGPGHAPRFTVRVTIGKHAEAEGVGTSKGSAETEAAKALLGKLGE; encoded by the coding sequence TTGAAGCCCGACCTGGGGGGGTGGATCGCGGAGGTTTTCGGAAGCGCGCCGGACGATCTGGCGCCCTTTGAACGCGCGCTGACGCATGGCAGCCAGGCCGCGGCCAATTACGAACGGCTCGAATTCCTGGGCGATCGGGTGCTGGGGCTGGTCATCGCCGAATGGCTGTATGAGCGGTTTCCCGGCGAGCCCGAAGGATCGCTTTCACGGCGATTGAACGCACTGGTGACGGGCGCGATGTGCGCCGATGTCGCCCGCGATCTGGGCGTGACGGCGCATCTGCGGCTGGGCAAGCAGGCGCGCGAGGACGGCGCGGCGCAGAGCGACAATGTGCTGGGCGACGTGATGGAGGCGCTGATCGGCGCCTGGTATCTGGCGCAGGGCATCGAGGCGGCCCGCGATTTCGTCCGCTCGGCCTGGGGCAGCCGCATCGACGAGCAGCGCAAAGCGCCCAAACATCCCAAGTCCGCGCTCCAGGAATGGGCGGCAGCGCACCAGCGCCGCCCGCCGGAATATTCGATTATCGATCGCTCAGGCCCGGGGCATGCGCCGCGATTCACCGTGCGGGTTACGATCGGCAAACATGCCGAGGCGGAAGGTGTCGGGACAAGCAAGGGCAGCGCGGAAACCGAGGCCGCGAAGGCGCTGCTGGGCAAGCTGGGGGAGTGA
- a CDS encoding alkylphosphonate utilization protein, giving the protein MSDEEYVYDEASGEWIPASEAAAKAAAEDAVEVRDSVGNILQDGDQVTLIKDLDVKGAGRTLKRGTLIKSIRLTGDSQEIDCKYEGIKGLVLRAEFVRKR; this is encoded by the coding sequence GTGTCCGACGAAGAATATGTGTATGACGAAGCCTCGGGCGAATGGATTCCCGCGTCCGAAGCCGCTGCCAAGGCCGCGGCCGAAGACGCGGTCGAGGTCCGCGATTCGGTCGGCAATATCCTGCAGGACGGCGATCAGGTGACGCTGATCAAGGATCTCGACGTCAAGGGCGCGGGCCGGACGCTGAAACGTGGCACGCTGATCAAATCGATCCGCCTGACCGGCGACAGCCAGGAAATCGACTGCAAGTATGAAGGCATCAAGGGGCTGGTGCTGCGCGCGGAGTTCGTGCGCAAGCGGTGA
- a CDS encoding M20/M25/M40 family metallo-hydrolase: MTSPHETAALDHVDAQIDASLDRLIALMRIPSISTDPAHKDDCLRAARSQADELADLGFAARVAPTQGHPMVVAHHAGPGGDAPHLLFYGHYDVQPADPIELWRHGPFDPVIETRDDGSKQVVGRGACDDKGQFRTFIEAFRAILESGGTLPCRVTVLLEGEEESGSESLEPFLRDNMQELKADVAMICDTGAWDADTPGITTGLRGTAAGQVTIRAADRDLHSGLYGGPARNPNEVLARILGSMKDEDGRVTLDGFYDGVAPIDSELRAAWDKLGFDGDAFLREVELSVPAGEKGHDVLEQSWARPTAEINGMWGGYISEGFKTVIPSEAHAKVSFRLVGDQDPDKVWDSFKRHVRAHLPADCEASFKPRGGSRAISLATDSAPLRAARAALDAEWGKSALLASGGSIPVVNSIKAILGMDTVMVGFALNDDNIHSPNEKYDLKAFYKGIRSWVRILNALGQVDTERTEAVAAE, translated from the coding sequence ATGACTTCCCCCCACGAAACCGCCGCGCTCGACCATGTCGACGCGCAGATCGATGCCAGCCTCGACAGGCTGATCGCACTGATGCGCATTCCTTCCATCTCGACCGATCCGGCGCACAAGGACGATTGCCTCCGCGCGGCGCGGAGCCAGGCGGACGAACTCGCCGATCTCGGCTTTGCCGCGCGCGTCGCGCCGACACAGGGCCATCCGATGGTGGTCGCGCATCATGCCGGCCCGGGGGGTGATGCGCCGCACCTGCTGTTCTACGGCCATTACGACGTGCAGCCCGCCGATCCGATCGAATTGTGGCGCCACGGCCCGTTCGATCCCGTGATCGAAACCCGCGATGACGGATCGAAGCAAGTCGTCGGTCGCGGGGCATGCGACGACAAGGGCCAGTTCCGCACCTTCATCGAAGCGTTTCGCGCGATCCTGGAAAGTGGCGGCACCCTCCCCTGCCGAGTCACCGTGCTGCTGGAAGGCGAGGAGGAATCGGGTTCGGAAAGCCTCGAACCGTTCCTGCGCGACAATATGCAAGAGCTGAAGGCCGATGTCGCGATGATCTGCGACACCGGCGCATGGGACGCCGATACGCCGGGCATCACCACCGGGCTGCGCGGCACGGCGGCGGGCCAGGTTACGATCCGCGCCGCCGATCGCGACTTGCATTCGGGCCTTTATGGCGGCCCGGCGCGCAACCCCAACGAAGTGCTGGCGCGCATCCTGGGCAGCATGAAGGATGAAGACGGCCGCGTCACGCTGGACGGCTTCTACGACGGCGTCGCGCCGATCGACTCCGAACTGCGCGCGGCGTGGGACAAGCTCGGCTTTGATGGCGACGCGTTCCTCCGCGAAGTCGAACTGTCGGTTCCCGCCGGGGAAAAGGGCCATGACGTGCTCGAACAGAGCTGGGCGCGCCCGACCGCCGAGATCAACGGCATGTGGGGCGGCTATATCAGCGAAGGCTTCAAGACCGTGATTCCGTCCGAAGCGCATGCCAAGGTTTCGTTCCGCCTGGTCGGCGATCAGGACCCGGACAAGGTGTGGGACAGCTTCAAGCGCCACGTCCGCGCGCATCTGCCCGCCGATTGCGAAGCCAGCTTCAAGCCGCGCGGCGGATCGCGCGCGATTTCGCTGGCGACCGACAGCGCTCCGCTGCGCGCGGCCAGGGCGGCGCTCGACGCCGAATGGGGCAAATCCGCGCTGCTCGCTTCGGGCGGATCGATCCCGGTGGTCAATTCGATCAAGGCGATACTGGGCATGGACACGGTGATGGTCGGCTTCGCGCTCAACGACGACAATATCCACTCGCCCAACGAGAAATACGACCTGAAGGCGTTTTACAAGGGCATCCGCTCCTGGGTGCGCATCCTGAACGCCCTGGGCCAGGTGGATACCGAACGAACCGAAGCCGTAGCGGCAGAATAG
- a CDS encoding GIY-YIG nuclease family protein produces MAFWAYMLHCRTGRFYVGHTDDLDRRIAEHESGLIPGFTAEHLPVKLVWSESFQTRIEALEIERRLKGWSRAKKMALIRGDWDRVSALAKKKDRPSTSSGET; encoded by the coding sequence ATGGCGTTCTGGGCCTACATGCTCCATTGCCGCACCGGCAGATTCTATGTCGGCCACACGGACGATCTCGATCGTCGGATCGCCGAGCATGAGTCCGGTCTGATCCCGGGATTCACGGCGGAGCATCTGCCGGTGAAACTGGTCTGGTCAGAGAGCTTTCAGACGCGGATCGAAGCACTGGAGATTGAACGCAGGCTCAAAGGCTGGAGCCGCGCCAAGAAAATGGCGCTGATCCGCGGCGACTGGGATCGCGTTTCTGCGCTGGCGAAGAAGAAGGACAGGCCTTCGACAAGCTCAGGCGAAACGTAG
- the lepB gene encoding signal peptidase I, whose protein sequence is MANASSTESTTETKPKNEWLDLGSFLLKLVLIVFVIRSFIFSPFSIPSESMMPRLLIGDYLFITKWNYGYSRHSLPWSLPLLPNMHWSDPSRGDVVVFKAPGHGDQDWIKRVIGLPGDTIQMRGGQLILNGQPVPKEKIADFVLPYSPNYDANNCPPQHEDTGAEGAPICRIAMFRETLPGGKSYEVLDVDTRPADDTMLFTVPEDHVFLMGDNRDNSADSRFSRAEGGISFVPMENVEGKAVFTFWSTDGGASWLLPWTWFTAARWDRIGEGF, encoded by the coding sequence ATGGCAAACGCATCGTCTACCGAATCGACCACGGAAACGAAGCCGAAGAACGAATGGCTCGATCTCGGCTCGTTCCTGCTCAAGCTGGTCCTGATCGTCTTCGTCATTCGCAGCTTCATCTTCTCGCCGTTCAGCATCCCCAGCGAATCGATGATGCCGCGGCTGCTGATCGGCGACTATCTGTTCATCACCAAATGGAATTACGGCTATTCGCGGCACTCGCTGCCGTGGAGCCTGCCACTGCTGCCGAACATGCACTGGTCCGATCCGTCGCGCGGCGACGTGGTGGTGTTCAAGGCGCCGGGGCATGGCGATCAGGACTGGATCAAGCGCGTCATCGGCCTGCCCGGCGACACGATCCAGATGCGCGGGGGGCAGCTGATCCTCAACGGCCAGCCGGTGCCGAAGGAGAAGATCGCCGATTTCGTGCTGCCCTATTCGCCCAATTACGATGCGAACAACTGCCCGCCCCAGCATGAGGATACCGGCGCGGAAGGCGCGCCGATCTGCCGCATCGCGATGTTCCGCGAAACGCTGCCGGGCGGCAAGAGCTACGAAGTGCTCGATGTCGATACCCGTCCGGCGGACGACACGATGCTCTTCACCGTGCCCGAGGACCATGTGTTCCTGATGGGCGACAATCGCGACAACAGCGCCGACAGCCGCTTCAGCCGTGCCGAAGGCGGCATCAGCTTTGTCCCGATGGAGAATGTGGAGGGCAAGGCAGTCTTCACCTTCTGGTCGACCGATGGCGGCGCGAGCTGGCTGCTGCCCTGGACCTGGTTCACCGCGGCCCGCTGGGATCGCATCGGGGAGGGCTTTTGA
- a CDS encoding energy transducer TonB, which yields MGHQAALTGPGDDRRLVLPGLFGNAVRMGTRELKLLRLTAVAAAGLAALPASAQTDPALRSGSISAADYPTAALRAEEGGVVMMRLTIDTRGRVSNCEVTQSSGFASVDEGSCKFWSRRMRYTPARNAAGHPVEGVAYQQLGWIIGQRCPPMRADGICVLLQ from the coding sequence ATGGGACACCAGGCCGCGCTGACGGGGCCGGGCGATGATCGCCGGCTTGTTCTGCCGGGGCTGTTCGGCAATGCTGTGCGAATGGGAACCCGCGAACTGAAATTGCTGCGACTGACCGCTGTTGCTGCGGCAGGCCTGGCCGCGCTTCCGGCATCTGCGCAAACCGATCCCGCGCTGCGGAGCGGATCGATATCGGCGGCGGACTATCCCACGGCGGCGCTGCGCGCGGAGGAAGGCGGCGTTGTGATGATGCGGCTGACGATCGATACGCGCGGCCGCGTCAGCAATTGCGAAGTGACGCAATCGAGCGGCTTTGCCAGCGTTGACGAGGGCAGCTGCAAATTCTGGTCGCGGCGCATGCGCTATACGCCGGCCCGCAACGCCGCCGGGCACCCGGTAGAGGGTGTGGCGTATCAGCAGCTCGGCTGGATCATCGGGCAACGCTGCCCGCCGATGCGCGCCGACGGAATATGCGTCCTCCTCCAATGA
- a CDS encoding dicarboxylate/amino acid:cation symporter, translated as MSQTTRILLSLVAGLAIGIVAAATVPESAISAIDYVRPIGSAWLNALRMTIVPLVVSLLVVGIAATAEAARASKLATGAIALFLVLLWISAALGALLTPLFLDLWTLPDSATAALRDAFAGAEPAGEVPPFSDFLAAIVPTNPIAAAAEDSFLPLIIFTTVFAFAVTRLPEEPRETLVKFFRALSDAMLVMIHWVLWLAPIGVVALSYVVGARAGTAALGALLHYVVIVSAVGGVLLLLAYPLAVFGGKLPLGRFAREVAPSQAVAVSTQSSLASLPAMLASSERLGIPVSTSGVTLPLAVAIFRVTGPCMNIAVAIYVAHVFGMELTPTQLAAGVAAAAITTLGAVSLPGAISFISSIAPVAIAMGVPVAPLALLVAVETLPDIMRTIANVTMDVSTTSVIAARSGAGGERSEADELLEG; from the coding sequence ATGTCCCAAACCACCCGCATCCTCCTGTCGCTGGTCGCCGGCCTTGCCATCGGCATCGTCGCCGCCGCGACCGTGCCCGAAAGCGCCATTTCGGCGATCGATTATGTCCGGCCGATCGGATCGGCATGGCTCAATGCGCTGCGGATGACCATCGTGCCGCTGGTCGTGTCGCTGCTCGTCGTCGGCATCGCGGCGACGGCGGAGGCGGCGCGGGCGAGCAAGCTCGCAACCGGCGCGATCGCGCTGTTCCTGGTGCTGCTGTGGATTTCCGCCGCGCTGGGGGCGCTGCTGACGCCGCTGTTCCTCGATCTGTGGACCCTGCCCGACAGCGCGACGGCCGCACTGCGCGACGCCTTTGCCGGGGCCGAGCCGGCAGGCGAAGTGCCGCCCTTCTCCGATTTCCTCGCCGCGATCGTGCCGACCAATCCGATCGCGGCGGCGGCGGAGGATTCATTCCTGCCGCTGATCATCTTCACCACCGTCTTCGCCTTTGCCGTCACGCGCCTTCCCGAAGAGCCGCGCGAGACGCTGGTAAAATTCTTCCGTGCGCTGTCGGATGCGATGCTGGTGATGATCCACTGGGTGTTGTGGCTCGCCCCGATCGGAGTCGTCGCGCTTTCCTATGTCGTCGGCGCGCGGGCGGGAACGGCGGCGCTGGGCGCGCTGCTCCATTATGTCGTGATCGTCTCGGCGGTGGGCGGCGTGCTGCTGCTGCTCGCCTATCCGCTCGCGGTGTTCGGCGGAAAGCTGCCGCTCGGCCGGTTCGCGCGCGAAGTCGCGCCGTCGCAGGCCGTTGCAGTGAGCACGCAAAGCTCGCTCGCCTCGCTGCCCGCGATGCTGGCGAGTTCGGAACGGCTGGGCATTCCGGTGTCGACTTCGGGAGTCACACTGCCGCTGGCGGTGGCGATTTTCCGCGTGACGGGACCGTGCATGAACATCGCAGTCGCCATCTATGTCGCGCATGTCTTCGGCATGGAGCTGACGCCGACGCAGCTGGCGGCGGGCGTCGCGGCGGCGGCGATCACGACGCTGGGCGCGGTCAGCCTGCCCGGCGCGATCAGCTTCATCAGCTCGATCGCTCCCGTCGCCATCGCGATGGGCGTGCCGGTCGCACCGCTCGCGCTGCTGGTCGCGGTCGAGACACTGCCCGACATCATGCGGACGATCGCCAATGTGACGATGGACGTTTCGACCACCAGCGTCATCGCCGCACGATCGGGCGCGGGCGGCGAGCGCAGCGAAGCGGACGAATTGCTGGAGGGGTGA
- the era gene encoding GTPase Era, translated as MTEPTSPHCGLIAVVGAPNAGKSTLVNHLVGQKVAITSPKAQTTRTRLMGIAIEGGTQLLLVDTPGIFDPARRLDRAMVAAAWEGAEGADAIAFVVDGKGGLGPKVTAIVERLAHRKEPKLLILNKVDVADKPRLLGHAAKLNELLDFDETFFVSATTGDGVPELKAALAARMPEGPWHFPEDQVSDATDRMMAAEVTREQLYHQLHAELPYASAVDTELYKEREDGSVEIHQQILVARETQRAIVLGKGGSRIKEIGARSRAELSRLMGVTVHLYLHVKVRPDWQEDRSFYRDIGLDWVE; from the coding sequence ATGACCGAACCCACCTCCCCCCATTGCGGCCTCATCGCCGTCGTCGGTGCCCCGAACGCCGGCAAGTCCACGCTCGTCAACCATCTGGTCGGCCAGAAGGTCGCGATCACCAGTCCCAAGGCGCAGACCACGCGAACCCGGCTGATGGGTATCGCGATCGAAGGCGGCACGCAGCTGCTGCTCGTCGATACGCCGGGCATCTTCGATCCCGCGCGCAGGCTCGACCGGGCGATGGTCGCCGCCGCCTGGGAAGGCGCCGAGGGCGCCGACGCGATCGCCTTTGTCGTGGACGGCAAGGGCGGGCTCGGGCCCAAGGTCACTGCGATCGTCGAACGGCTGGCGCATCGCAAGGAGCCCAAGCTGCTCATCCTCAACAAGGTCGATGTCGCCGACAAGCCGCGCCTGCTCGGCCACGCGGCGAAACTGAACGAGTTGCTCGATTTCGACGAGACCTTCTTCGTCTCCGCCACTACGGGCGACGGCGTGCCCGAGCTGAAGGCCGCGCTCGCCGCACGCATGCCCGAAGGCCCCTGGCACTTCCCCGAGGATCAGGTTTCGGACGCCACCGACCGGATGATGGCCGCCGAAGTGACTCGCGAGCAGCTCTATCACCAGCTCCATGCCGAACTCCCCTATGCCAGCGCGGTCGATACCGAGCTGTACAAGGAGCGCGAGGACGGGTCGGTCGAGATCCACCAGCAGATCCTGGTCGCGCGCGAAACGCAGCGCGCCATCGTGCTGGGCAAGGGCGGCAGCCGCATCAAGGAAATCGGCGCCCGATCGCGCGCCGAACTCTCCCGTCTCATGGGAGTCACGGTCCATCTGTATCTTCACGTGAAAGTAAGGCCCGACTGGCAAGAAGATCGTTCCTTTTATCGGGACATCGGATTGGACTGGGTGGAATGA
- the pgi gene encoding glucose-6-phosphate isomerase, whose protein sequence is MPTPDWSPIKALAQTPLTDLFADDPDRLAFLTADVAGIHFDWSKTHLAREAVEAFAAHADAMDLAGKRDALFAGEAINVTEGRAVEHSAQRGEGAPDSVAQARAFHARMRALIDAIEAEALGPIRHILHVGIGGSALGPDLLVDALGRESDRYDVAIVSNVDGLALEEAVKDFDPQATLLAVASKTFTTTETMLNAESAIAWMTEGGVADPYGQVVALTASPDKAIAWGVDETRILPFSESVGGRYSLWSSIGFPAALGLGWDAFEELLEGAAEMDRHFRLTPLRQNAPVLAAFADLYYTQVRGCETRGVFAYDERLRLLPSYLQQLEMESNGKRVTVEGEPVTWPTAPITWGGVGTDAQHAVFQLLHQGTHLVPVEFLGVVEPEDVQSEAHHRQLLLNMLAQGAALMKGKGHEDAARAYPGDRPSSTLLLDTLEPRTLGALIAFYEHRTFVNAVLLGINAFDQFGVELGKEMAKAADAGDLDFDASTNDLLSRALGA, encoded by the coding sequence ATGCCGACACCCGACTGGTCCCCGATCAAGGCGCTTGCGCAAACCCCGCTGACCGATTTGTTCGCGGACGATCCCGACCGGCTGGCCTTCCTCACCGCCGATGTCGCTGGCATTCATTTCGACTGGTCGAAAACGCATCTCGCGCGCGAGGCCGTGGAAGCATTCGCCGCGCACGCCGATGCGATGGATCTGGCCGGCAAGCGCGATGCGCTGTTCGCCGGCGAGGCAATCAACGTGACCGAGGGGCGCGCGGTCGAACATAGTGCCCAGCGCGGCGAGGGCGCGCCGGACAGCGTGGCGCAGGCGCGGGCCTTTCACGCCCGGATGCGCGCGCTGATCGATGCGATCGAGGCCGAGGCGCTGGGGCCGATCCGCCACATCCTGCATGTCGGCATCGGCGGGTCTGCGCTCGGACCCGATCTGCTGGTCGATGCGCTGGGCCGCGAGTCCGACCGCTACGACGTCGCGATCGTTTCGAATGTCGACGGGCTGGCGCTGGAAGAGGCAGTGAAGGATTTCGATCCCCAGGCAACGCTGCTCGCCGTCGCCTCGAAGACCTTCACCACCACGGAAACCATGCTCAACGCCGAAAGCGCGATCGCGTGGATGACCGAGGGCGGCGTTGCTGATCCCTATGGCCAGGTGGTCGCGCTGACGGCCTCGCCCGACAAGGCGATTGCCTGGGGCGTCGATGAAACCCGCATCCTCCCCTTCAGCGAAAGCGTCGGCGGGCGCTATTCGCTCTGGTCGTCGATCGGCTTTCCCGCTGCGCTCGGCCTCGGCTGGGATGCGTTCGAGGAACTGCTCGAAGGCGCCGCCGAAATGGACCGGCATTTCCGCCTGACGCCGCTGCGGCAGAACGCGCCGGTGCTCGCCGCCTTTGCCGACCTTTATTACACGCAGGTTCGCGGGTGCGAGACGCGCGGCGTCTTCGCCTATGACGAGCGGTTGCGGCTGTTGCCCAGCTATCTCCAGCAGCTCGAAATGGAATCGAACGGCAAGCGCGTGACGGTCGAAGGCGAGCCGGTCACCTGGCCGACCGCGCCAATCACCTGGGGTGGCGTCGGCACCGACGCGCAGCACGCGGTGTTCCAGCTGCTCCATCAGGGCACGCATCTGGTGCCGGTCGAATTTCTCGGCGTGGTCGAACCCGAGGATGTGCAGAGCGAAGCGCATCACCGCCAGCTCCTCCTCAACATGCTCGCGCAGGGCGCGGCGCTGATGAAGGGCAAGGGGCATGAGGATGCGGCGCGCGCCTATCCCGGGGACCGGCCGTCCTCGACACTGCTGCTCGACACGCTCGAACCGCGGACGCTCGGCGCGCTGATCGCATTTTACGAACACCGCACCTTCGTCAACGCGGTGCTGCTCGGCATCAATGCGTTCGATCAGTTCGGCGTCGAGCTGGGCAAGGAAATGGCCAAGGCGGCCGATGCGGGCGACCTCGATTTCGACGCATCGACCAATGATTTGCTGTCCCGCGCGCTTGGCGCCTGA
- a CDS encoding energy transducer TonB, with the protein MNIGKAALAGSAIISSGFLGIASASAQTPPTIRYGSVRAEDAPRELLRHGEPGLVLMEFTIDTEGRVSHCAIVVSSGYDALDAYSCKIWGKRVRYYPARNAQDEPVEGTTTHAIRWDTRPR; encoded by the coding sequence ATGAACATCGGCAAGGCAGCGCTGGCGGGAAGCGCCATCATTTCGAGCGGCTTTCTGGGGATTGCGTCGGCTTCGGCGCAAACGCCGCCGACGATCCGGTACGGCTCCGTCCGGGCCGAGGATGCGCCCCGCGAATTGTTGCGTCATGGCGAGCCCGGGCTCGTACTGATGGAATTCACGATCGATACCGAAGGGCGCGTATCGCATTGCGCGATCGTGGTATCGAGCGGCTATGACGCGCTCGATGCCTATTCCTGCAAGATCTGGGGCAAGCGGGTACGCTATTATCCGGCGCGGAACGCGCAGGACGAGCCGGTCGAAGGCACGACGACCCATGCGATACGATGGGACACCAGGCCGCGCTGA
- a CDS encoding nitrilase-related carbon-nitrogen hydrolase has product MTGKIRAAIVQDAPLPLAIDQGIERAVGQVKAAIETGAKVIAFGECFLGGYPAWLQHLPGPSLWDHPGTRDLHKLLLDRAIRGADPRFEQLQWVVDVAGVAVSIGGIERVRSSLYNTQFLLRPKEAPLLHRKLLPAPPERMLFGAGDGSTLETHQAPWGRVGQLISGEHWMPLARAAMHHAGEDVHVSAWTTIRDIDLLAACHYAYEGRAFVLAAGTVQNRDDILHGFAQAGGEGRSAARELLDRLPAGALQTGGSAIIAPDGVVLAQAGEEPQIVTADLDLSEIDDGLTSMDIDGRHSRPDVFELRVDRRKRSGIVDIDADDEDGGEGETRAA; this is encoded by the coding sequence ATGACCGGCAAGATACGGGCGGCGATCGTTCAGGATGCACCGCTGCCGCTGGCAATCGATCAGGGGATCGAACGCGCCGTCGGCCAGGTGAAGGCCGCGATCGAAACGGGTGCGAAAGTCATTGCGTTCGGCGAATGTTTCCTGGGCGGCTATCCCGCCTGGCTGCAGCATCTGCCCGGCCCTTCGCTATGGGATCATCCCGGCACGCGCGATTTGCACAAGCTGCTGCTCGACCGGGCGATCCGCGGCGCCGATCCGCGCTTCGAACAATTGCAATGGGTGGTCGACGTCGCCGGTGTCGCGGTGTCGATCGGCGGCATCGAGCGCGTGCGCTCCAGCCTCTACAACACACAGTTCCTGCTGCGGCCCAAGGAAGCGCCGCTGCTTCATCGCAAGCTGCTTCCCGCGCCGCCCGAGCGGATGCTGTTCGGCGCGGGCGACGGATCGACGCTGGAAACCCATCAGGCGCCCTGGGGCCGGGTCGGTCAGCTCATCTCCGGCGAGCACTGGATGCCGCTGGCACGCGCCGCGATGCACCATGCCGGAGAGGACGTGCATGTTTCGGCCTGGACGACGATCCGCGACATCGATCTGCTCGCCGCCTGCCATTACGCCTATGAAGGCCGCGCCTTCGTTCTGGCGGCGGGCACGGTGCAGAACCGCGACGATATTCTCCACGGCTTCGCGCAGGCGGGCGGCGAGGGCCGCAGCGCGGCGCGCGAATTGCTCGACCGGCTTCCCGCCGGAGCGCTGCAGACCGGCGGCAGCGCGATCATCGCACCCGACGGCGTCGTGCTGGCGCAAGCGGGCGAGGAACCGCAGATCGTGACCGCCGATCTCGACCTGTCGGAGATCGATGACGGACTGACATCGATGGATATCGACGGACGCCATTCGCGGCCCGACGTGTTCGAGCTGCGCGTCGATCGGCGCAAACGTTCGGGAATCGTCGATATCGACGCGGATGACGAGGATGGCGGCGAAGGCGAAACCCGCGCGGCCTGA